Proteins co-encoded in one Streptomyces sp. SLBN-31 genomic window:
- a CDS encoding amylo-alpha-1,6-glucosidase → MDRTAQLTSRATKRPTAYDPPPTGDSPHVRAARVLEDNWTGSSTVPSRSLYPHQWSWDSAFVAIGLRHLSPLRAQTELETLLAAQWGDGRIPHIVFNPSVPLDAYFPSPDFWRSSTAGRAAGAPRTVQTSGIVQPPVHALAAWLVHCADPGLSRARGFLARLYPRLAAWHRYLLHRRDLGGGGLVSVVHPWEQGMDNSPCWDAPLSRIVPAPARSFRRADLDHGAPEDRPTDLDYGRYVRLATDYRDRGYADGGGEFAVEDPAFNALLIASEHALARIARELGATGTARHGRAERLTAALVRRLWDPASGMFLCRDLRGGVIPERSVSGLVPLVLPGLPRDLVTALTRTLRGPHFGLGSSTRLVPSYDLLGEAFDPHRYWRGPAWFNVNWLLESGLRTHGEPDAADALREAVLDTADASGFAEYVDPRTGEPCGALGFGWTAALALDLLHTRPGDGVSPTGIDTFDEMSDENARGGDRG, encoded by the coding sequence GTGGATCGCACCGCCCAGCTGACCAGCCGCGCCACCAAGCGCCCCACTGCATACGATCCACCCCCCACGGGGGATTCGCCGCACGTCAGGGCCGCCCGTGTGCTGGAGGACAACTGGACGGGCTCCTCCACGGTCCCCTCGCGCAGCCTGTACCCGCACCAGTGGTCCTGGGACTCGGCGTTCGTCGCGATCGGCCTGCGCCACCTGTCGCCGTTACGGGCGCAGACGGAACTGGAGACGCTGCTGGCCGCCCAGTGGGGCGACGGCCGCATCCCGCACATCGTCTTCAACCCCTCCGTGCCCCTCGACGCGTACTTCCCGAGCCCCGACTTCTGGCGCTCCTCGACCGCGGGGCGCGCTGCGGGCGCCCCGCGCACCGTACAGACCTCCGGCATCGTGCAGCCACCGGTGCACGCGCTCGCGGCCTGGCTGGTGCACTGCGCCGACCCCGGGCTCTCCCGCGCACGCGGCTTCCTGGCCCGCCTGTACCCCCGCCTGGCCGCCTGGCACCGCTATCTGCTGCACCGCAGGGACCTGGGCGGCGGCGGGCTCGTGTCCGTCGTCCACCCCTGGGAGCAGGGCATGGACAACAGCCCCTGCTGGGACGCCCCGCTCAGCCGGATCGTGCCCGCCCCGGCCCGCTCCTTCCGCCGCGCCGACCTCGACCACGGCGCCCCCGAGGACCGTCCGACGGATCTCGACTACGGGCGGTACGTGCGGCTGGCGACGGACTACCGGGATCGCGGGTACGCCGACGGGGGCGGCGAGTTCGCCGTGGAGGACCCGGCGTTCAACGCCCTGCTGATCGCCTCCGAACACGCGCTCGCCCGGATCGCCCGCGAACTGGGCGCCACGGGAACGGCCCGCCACGGCCGCGCGGAACGCCTGACGGCAGCGCTCGTACGACGCCTGTGGGACCCGGCGAGCGGGATGTTCCTCTGCCGCGACCTGCGGGGCGGGGTCATCCCCGAGCGCAGCGTCTCCGGCCTGGTCCCGCTCGTCCTCCCCGGACTCCCCCGCGACCTCGTCACGGCACTCACGCGCACCCTGCGCGGGCCGCACTTCGGTCTCGGCAGCAGCACGCGCCTGGTGCCCAGTTACGACCTCCTCGGCGAGGCCTTCGACCCGCACCGCTACTGGCGCGGCCCCGCCTGGTTCAACGTCAACTGGCTGCTGGAGAGCGGACTGCGCACGCACGGCGAGCCGGATGCCGCCGACGCGCTGCGCGAGGCCGTCCTGGACACCGCCGACGCGTCCGGGTTCGCGGAGTACGTGGACCCGCGCACCGGCGAACCCTGCGGAGCGCTCGGCTTCGGCTGGACCGCAGCACTCGCGCTGGATCTGCTCCACACGCGCCCCGGAGACGGCGTGTCCCCGACGGGCATCGACACGTTCGACGAGATGAGCGACGAGAACGCAAGGGGAGGGGACCGGGGATGA
- a CDS encoding glycogen debranching N-terminal domain-containing protein gives MSDRHHLLVHGGTFAAVGDGGDISGVRGAGSPDGLFVRDARHLSRWQLTVDGAVPESLTPVADGDTARCVLVPRGGRQEPPACTVFREQAVGDGTFVESLKVTSNRPAPTTVRLAITADADFTDQFELRSDHRTYAKTGATRSRQVLDDGVEFVYRRGEWRSCTTVTAEPAPDAVEETGTGARRLVWTLDLAPHGTAELVLRVMARPHGDKRALRVPASPAAVIEQLLSLEGEFVEGVAFPTGWPELAAACARGLADLASLQLSATGPDGEELRVPAAGAPWFLTLLGRDALLTSLFALPYRPQLAAATLPALAATQATETGVDSVAQPGKIVHEVRHGELAHFGQVPYGRYYGSVDATPLFLVLLGAYVEQTGDTALARRLEPHARAAIGWMLDHGGLTSRGYLVYRADQGGLANQNWKDSPGAICSADGTRASGAVMAAGAQGYAYDALRRTAWIARTVWTDETYAALLEQSAADLRDRFQRDFWMPERSFPALALDGAGRQLDALASDAGHLLWSGLLDKEYGEAVGRRLLEPDFFSGWGVRTLASGQAAYHPLSYHRGSVWPHDNALIALGLARYGLHDEARTVAHGLVDAANATGHRLPEVIAGYGRDAHAEPVPYPHACVRESRSAAAPLALLTAVGGA, from the coding sequence ATGAGCGACCGGCATCATCTGCTCGTGCACGGCGGGACGTTCGCGGCCGTGGGCGACGGCGGGGACATCAGCGGGGTCCGGGGAGCCGGCTCCCCGGACGGTCTGTTCGTGCGGGACGCCCGGCACCTGAGCCGTTGGCAACTGACGGTCGACGGCGCCGTGCCGGAGTCGCTCACGCCGGTCGCGGACGGGGACACGGCCCGCTGTGTCCTCGTCCCGCGCGGCGGACGGCAGGAACCCCCCGCCTGCACGGTCTTCCGTGAACAGGCGGTCGGGGACGGCACGTTCGTGGAGTCCCTCAAGGTCACCAGCAACCGCCCGGCGCCGACCACGGTCCGCCTCGCGATCACCGCGGACGCCGACTTCACCGACCAGTTCGAACTCCGCTCCGACCACCGCACCTACGCCAAGACCGGCGCCACCCGTTCCCGCCAAGTCCTCGACGACGGCGTGGAGTTCGTCTACCGGCGGGGCGAATGGCGGTCCTGTACGACGGTGACGGCCGAGCCCGCTCCGGACGCCGTGGAGGAGACGGGCACGGGAGCCCGTCGCCTCGTATGGACCCTGGACCTAGCCCCGCACGGCACCGCGGAACTGGTCCTTCGCGTGATGGCCCGCCCGCACGGCGACAAACGGGCCCTGCGCGTGCCGGCCTCCCCCGCCGCGGTGATCGAACAACTCCTTTCCCTCGAAGGCGAGTTCGTGGAAGGTGTGGCCTTCCCGACGGGCTGGCCGGAGCTGGCGGCGGCGTGCGCGCGGGGCCTGGCGGACCTGGCCTCGCTCCAGCTGTCGGCGACGGGCCCGGACGGCGAGGAACTGCGCGTGCCGGCCGCCGGCGCCCCGTGGTTCCTGACCCTGCTGGGCCGGGACGCCCTGCTCACCTCCCTCTTCGCCCTCCCCTACCGCCCGCAGCTGGCCGCCGCGACCCTGCCCGCCCTGGCCGCCACCCAGGCCACCGAGACGGGCGTGGACTCGGTGGCCCAGCCGGGAAAGATCGTGCACGAGGTCCGCCACGGCGAACTGGCGCACTTCGGCCAGGTCCCGTACGGCCGCTACTACGGTTCGGTGGACGCCACCCCCCTCTTCCTCGTCCTCCTCGGCGCCTACGTCGAACAGACCGGCGACACCGCGCTCGCCCGCCGCCTGGAGCCCCACGCCCGCGCCGCGATCGGCTGGATGCTGGACCACGGGGGCCTGACCTCCCGCGGCTACCTGGTCTACCGCGCCGACCAGGGCGGCCTGGCCAACCAGAACTGGAAGGACTCCCCCGGCGCGATCTGCTCGGCCGACGGCACCCGGGCGAGCGGAGCGGTGATGGCGGCGGGGGCGCAGGGCTACGCGTACGACGCGCTGCGCCGCACGGCGTGGATCGCGCGCACCGTGTGGACCGACGAGACGTACGCGGCGCTGCTGGAGCAGTCGGCCGCCGATCTGCGGGACCGCTTCCAGCGGGACTTCTGGATGCCGGAGCGATCGTTCCCCGCCCTGGCGCTGGACGGCGCAGGAAGGCAACTGGACGCGCTCGCGTCGGACGCGGGCCATCTCCTCTGGTCGGGGTTGCTGGACAAGGAGTACGGGGAGGCGGTGGGCCGGCGCTTGCTGGAGCCGGACTTCTTCTCCGGCTGGGGTGTCCGCACCCTGGCATCGGGCCAGGCCGCGTACCACCCGCTCTCCTACCACCGGGGCTCGGTGTGGCCCCACGACAACGCGCTGATCGCCCTGGGGCTGGCGCGGTACGGGCTGCACGACGAGGCGCGCACGGTCGCGCACGGCCTGGTGGACGCGGCGAACGCCACCGGGCACCGGCTGCCGGAGGTCATCGCGGGGTACGGGCGGGACGCGCACGCGGAGCCGGTGCCGTATCCGCACGCGTGCGTGCGGGAGTCCCGCTCCGCGGCGGCGCCCCTCGCCCTGCTGACGGCGGTCGGCGGTGCCTGA
- a CDS encoding CDP-alcohol phosphatidyltransferase translates to MPVFTRLRHQPETADAVTEGTSPEERETAARVTLRSRFAAWRERHPAVVRGTHWTITALAAALVFLALVLPNKESALHADRFVRIPVEAILGAAAALTLPRRPRLTVAALSGVALGAMTILNLLDMGFWEYLGRRFNLVLDWELLPDAQSYVKDSMGPTVATLATVGAFILVLLLLTVMALAMIRLSSVLARNKQAATRGTLAAAVVWVLCSALGLQIAGTPVAADRAAGAVLSQARLVHTTLRDEAEFQKVAKIDAFGNTPPGQLVPDLRGKDMIFTFIESYGRSAIEDPVEAPGVDATLDARTKALAKAGFHAKSGWLTSATYGGSSWLGHSTTMSGLWIDNQQRYRTLMASDHMSLTEAFKKSGAWDTVGIMPGVQKSWPESKFYGLDSYRNAFQMGYKGPKFSWSTMPDQYALQQFQNLEHGKKRTKPLMSLVILTSSHQPWAPIPRMVPWTELGDGKIFNSIQAAGHKPSDIIASSPRSQAEYGKSVQYSVTALTEWLERYGTKDTVLVFLGDHQPIPRVSGNHASRDVPVSIVAKDPKVLDRISTWNWTDGLRPAHNAPVWKMSAFRDRFLTAYGSTKHPRKG, encoded by the coding sequence GTGCCTGTCTTCACGCGCCTTCGCCACCAGCCGGAAACCGCCGACGCCGTCACCGAGGGCACGTCACCCGAGGAGCGGGAGACGGCCGCGCGGGTCACCCTGCGGTCCCGGTTCGCCGCCTGGCGCGAACGGCACCCCGCGGTCGTGCGCGGCACCCACTGGACGATCACGGCCCTCGCCGCGGCGCTGGTCTTCCTGGCACTGGTACTGCCGAACAAGGAGAGCGCGCTGCACGCGGACCGGTTCGTCCGGATACCGGTGGAGGCGATCCTCGGGGCCGCGGCGGCCCTCACCCTGCCCCGCCGGCCCCGGCTGACGGTGGCGGCACTGTCCGGCGTCGCGCTCGGCGCGATGACGATCCTGAACCTGCTGGACATGGGCTTCTGGGAGTACCTGGGCCGGCGCTTCAACCTCGTCCTGGACTGGGAACTGCTGCCCGACGCGCAGTCCTACGTCAAGGACTCGATGGGCCCGACGGTGGCGACCCTCGCGACAGTGGGCGCCTTCATCCTGGTACTGCTCCTCCTGACCGTCATGGCACTGGCCATGATCCGCCTCAGCTCGGTGCTCGCGCGCAACAAACAGGCAGCGACCCGGGGAACGCTGGCCGCCGCCGTCGTATGGGTCCTGTGCTCCGCACTGGGCCTGCAGATCGCCGGAACGCCGGTCGCGGCCGACCGCGCCGCAGGAGCGGTGCTGTCACAGGCACGGCTGGTCCACACGACCCTGCGCGACGAGGCGGAGTTCCAGAAGGTCGCCAAGATCGACGCGTTCGGCAACACCCCGCCCGGCCAGCTCGTCCCGGACCTGCGCGGCAAGGACATGATCTTCACCTTCATCGAGAGCTACGGCCGCAGCGCGATCGAGGACCCGGTGGAGGCGCCCGGCGTCGACGCGACCCTCGACGCCCGCACCAAGGCCCTCGCGAAGGCGGGCTTCCACGCCAAGAGCGGCTGGCTGACCTCCGCCACCTACGGCGGCAGCAGCTGGCTCGGCCACTCCACCACCATGTCGGGCCTGTGGATCGACAACCAGCAGCGCTACCGCACGCTGATGGCGAGCGACCACATGAGCCTGACCGAGGCGTTCAAGAAGAGTGGCGCCTGGGACACGGTCGGCATCATGCCGGGCGTGCAGAAAAGCTGGCCGGAGTCGAAGTTCTACGGCCTGGACTCCTACCGCAACGCCTTCCAGATGGGCTACAAGGGCCCCAAGTTCAGCTGGTCCACCATGCCCGACCAGTACGCGCTGCAGCAGTTCCAGAACCTGGAGCACGGCAAGAAGCGCACCAAGCCCCTGATGTCCCTGGTCATCCTGACCTCCAGCCACCAACCGTGGGCCCCCATCCCCAGGATGGTCCCCTGGACCGAACTGGGCGACGGCAAGATCTTCAACTCGATCCAGGCAGCAGGCCACAAGCCCTCGGACATCATCGCCAGCTCCCCCAGGTCCCAGGCGGAGTACGGCAAGTCGGTCCAGTACTCCGTCACGGCCCTCACCGAGTGGCTGGAGCGCTACGGCACGAAGGACACCGTCCTGGTCTTCCTCGGCGACCACCAGCCGATCCCCCGCGTCAGCGGCAACCACGCCAGCCGCGACGTCCCGGTCTCGATCGTCGCCAAGGACCCCAAGGTCCTGGACAGGATCTCCACCTGGAACTGGACGGACGGCCTGCGCCCCGCCCACAACGCCCCGGTCTGGAAGATGAGCGCGTTCCGCGACAGGTTCCTCACGGCGTACGGCTCGACGAAGCATCCGAGGAAGGGGTGA
- the dusB gene encoding tRNA dihydrouridine synthase DusB, with protein MSTPLQIGPHTVQPPVVLAPMAGITNAPFRTLCREFSGGKGLFVSEMITTRALVERNEKTMQLIHFDESEKPRSIQLYGVDPATVGKAVRMIAEEGLADHIDLNFGCPVPKVTRKGGGSALPYKRNLLRAILREAVSGAGDLPVTMKMRKGIDDDHITYLDAGRIAVEEGVTAIALHGRTAAQHYGGTADWDAIARLKEHVPEIPVLGNGDIWSAGDALRMVRETGCDGVVVGRGCLGRPWLFADLVAAFEGREQDVARPSLREVADVMVRHARLLGEWIGDEAKGVVDFRKHVAWYLKGFAVGSEMRKRLAVTSSLEELRGGLDELELDQAWPVGADGPRGRTSGNNRVVLPDGWLKDPYDCAGVGEDAELDTSGG; from the coding sequence ATGTCCACGCCCCTGCAGATCGGTCCGCACACCGTCCAGCCCCCTGTCGTCCTCGCCCCCATGGCCGGGATCACCAACGCTCCCTTCCGGACCCTGTGCCGGGAGTTCAGCGGCGGCAAGGGCCTCTTCGTGAGCGAGATGATCACCACGCGGGCGCTGGTCGAGCGCAACGAGAAGACCATGCAGCTGATCCACTTCGACGAGAGCGAGAAGCCTCGGTCGATCCAGCTGTACGGCGTCGACCCCGCCACCGTGGGCAAGGCCGTCCGCATGATCGCGGAGGAAGGTCTCGCCGACCACATCGACCTCAACTTCGGGTGCCCCGTGCCGAAGGTGACGCGCAAGGGCGGCGGGTCCGCGCTGCCCTACAAGCGGAACCTGCTCCGGGCGATCCTGCGTGAGGCCGTCTCGGGCGCCGGGGACCTGCCCGTGACCATGAAGATGCGCAAGGGCATCGACGACGACCACATCACGTATCTGGACGCCGGGCGGATCGCCGTCGAGGAAGGCGTCACGGCGATCGCCCTGCACGGGCGTACGGCCGCGCAGCACTACGGCGGTACCGCGGACTGGGACGCCATCGCCCGGCTGAAGGAGCATGTGCCGGAGATTCCGGTGCTGGGCAATGGCGACATCTGGTCGGCCGGGGACGCGCTGCGGATGGTACGGGAGACCGGGTGCGACGGGGTGGTCGTGGGGCGGGGGTGCCTGGGGCGGCCGTGGCTGTTCGCGGACCTGGTCGCGGCGTTCGAGGGGCGTGAGCAGGACGTCGCGCGGCCTTCTTTGCGTGAGGTCGCCGATGTCATGGTGCGGCATGCTCGGCTGCTGGGGGAGTGGATCGGCGACGAGGCGAAGGGAGTCGTCGACTTCCGTAAGCATGTCGCCTGGTATCTGAAGGGCTTCGCCGTCGGGAGTGAGATGCGCAAGCGGCTCGCCGTCACGTCGTCTCTGGAGGAACTGCGCGGCGGGCTGGACGAGTTGGAGCTTGATCAGGCCTGGCCGGTCGGTGCCGACGGGCCTCGGGGGCGTACCTCCGGCAACAACAGGGTGGTGCTGCCGGACGGGTGGCTGAAGGACCCCTACGACTGCGCGGGTGTCGGGGAGGACGCGGAGCTCGACACGTCGGGGGGCTGA
- a CDS encoding MFS transporter — MPELSHRRRLLVLAICCMSLLIVSIDVTALNVALPDMQRELHASTSGLQWTIDAYTLVLASLLMLAGSTADRIGRKRVFMTGLVLFVVGSLLCSLAPNLDSLVAFRMIQAVGGSMLNPVAMSIITNTFTDPRERARAIGVWGAVVGISMAAGPLAGGLLVESVGWRSIFWVNLPVGLTALLLTLRFVPESRAPRARRPDPVGQLMVIALFGSLTYAIIEAPDSGVAAVLPFALVAAAALGGLLWYEPRRDEPLIDLRFFRSVPFSGATVTAIAAFASLGGFLFLSTLYLQNVRGYDALHAGLWMLPMAVPMFLCAPVSGRLVGSRGPRLSLMVAGVAMTVSAVLFAAFDAETSNTTLFVGYVLFGVGFGFVNAPITNTAVSGMPRAQAGVAAAVASTSRQLGQTLGVAVIGAVLASGVEGSSYRSAFVSASVPGWWVLVGCGVAVFTLGAVTTGPWARGTAERTAEKLSSAEVRQPTGVSA; from the coding sequence ATGCCCGAGCTCAGTCACCGCCGACGTCTGCTGGTCCTGGCGATCTGCTGCATGAGCCTGCTGATCGTCAGCATCGACGTCACCGCTCTGAACGTCGCCCTGCCGGACATGCAGCGCGAACTGCACGCGAGCACGTCCGGCCTGCAGTGGACGATCGACGCCTACACGCTCGTACTGGCCTCGCTCCTGATGCTCGCGGGCTCCACCGCCGACCGGATCGGCCGCAAGCGCGTGTTCATGACCGGCCTGGTCCTGTTCGTCGTCGGCTCGCTGCTGTGCTCGCTCGCCCCGAACCTCGACTCACTGGTCGCGTTCCGGATGATCCAGGCGGTCGGCGGCTCGATGCTCAACCCGGTCGCCATGTCGATCATCACCAACACCTTCACCGACCCCCGCGAACGGGCCCGGGCGATCGGTGTGTGGGGCGCCGTGGTCGGCATCTCCATGGCGGCCGGCCCGCTGGCGGGCGGTCTGCTCGTGGAGTCGGTCGGCTGGCGGTCGATCTTCTGGGTCAACCTTCCCGTCGGCCTCACGGCCCTGCTGCTGACCCTGCGCTTCGTCCCCGAGTCCCGCGCCCCCAGGGCCCGCCGTCCCGACCCGGTCGGGCAGCTCATGGTCATCGCGCTGTTCGGCTCCCTGACGTACGCGATCATCGAGGCCCCGGACTCCGGCGTGGCCGCGGTCCTGCCGTTCGCGCTGGTCGCCGCGGCGGCCCTGGGCGGCCTGCTCTGGTACGAGCCGCGACGCGACGAACCCCTCATCGACCTGCGCTTCTTCCGCTCCGTGCCGTTCAGCGGCGCGACGGTGACAGCGATCGCGGCGTTCGCCTCGCTGGGCGGCTTCCTGTTCCTGTCGACGCTGTACCTGCAGAACGTACGCGGGTACGACGCACTGCACGCGGGGCTGTGGATGCTGCCGATGGCGGTGCCGATGTTCCTGTGCGCGCCGGTGTCCGGACGGCTGGTCGGCAGCCGGGGGCCACGGCTGTCCCTCATGGTCGCCGGTGTGGCGATGACGGTGAGCGCGGTGCTGTTCGCGGCGTTCGACGCGGAGACCTCGAACACGACGCTGTTCGTCGGGTACGTGCTGTTCGGCGTCGGCTTCGGATTCGTGAACGCGCCGATCACCAACACGGCGGTGTCGGGCATGCCGCGGGCGCAGGCGGGGGTCGCCGCGGCGGTGGCCTCCACGAGCCGGCAGCTGGGTCAGACGCTGGGCGTCGCGGTGATCGGGGCGGTGCTGGCCTCCGGCGTGGAGGGGTCGTCGTACAGGTCGGCGTTCGTTTCGGCTTCGGTACCGGGGTGGTGGGTGCTCGTCGGCTGTGGTGTGGCGGTGTTCACCCTCGGGGCGGTGACCACGGGGCCGTGGGCGCGGGGGACCGCGGAGCGGACCGCCGAAAAGCTGTCGTCGGCGGAGGTGCGCCAACCCACAGGGGTGAGTGCGTAG